The following coding sequences are from one Prochlorococcus marinus CUG1438 window:
- the rpoB gene encoding DNA-directed RNA polymerase subunit beta — translation MSSSALQVAKTATYLPDLVEVQRASFKWFLEKGLIEELQNFSPISDYTGKLELHFIGEEYRLKRPRHDVEEAKRRDATFASQMYVTCRLINKETGEIKEQEVFIGELPLMTERGTFIINGAERVIVNQIVRSPGVYFKDEQDKNGRRTYNASVIPNRGAWLKFETDKNNLLYVRVDKTRKINAHVLMRAMGLSDNDVVDKLRHPEFYQSSIDSANEEGINSEDQALLELYKKLRPGEPPSVSGGQQLLHSRFFDPKRYDLGRVGRYKINNKLRLTVPDEIRTLTHEDVLSTIDYLINLELDVGGASLDDIDHLGNRRVRSVGELLQNQVRVGLNRLERIIKERMTVGETDSLTPAQLVNPKPLVAAIKEFFGSSQLSQFMDQTNPLAELTHKRRISALGPGGLTRERAGFAVRDIHPSHYGRLCPIETPEGPNAGLINSLATHARVNEYGFIETPFWEVKNGRVNKEGDPVYLSADLEDECRVAPGDVATDKDGNILANLIPVRYRQDFEKVPPYQVDYVQLSPVQVISVATSLIPFLEHDDANRALMGSNMQRQAVPLLRPERPLVGTGLESQVARDSGMVPITKVSGTVSYVDANEIVVKDDDGNEHFHYLQKYQRSNQDTCLNQRPIVKIGDHVISGQVLADGSACEGGEIALGQNVLIAYMPWEGYNYEDAILVSERMVTDDLYTSVHIEKYEIEARQTKLGPEEITREIPNISEESLNNLDEMGIIRIGAFVESGDILVGKVTPKGESDQPPEEKLLRAIFGEKARDVRDNSLRVPKTEKGRVLDVRIYTREQGDELPPGANMVVRVYVAQRRKIQVGDKMAGRHGNKGIISRILPREDMPYLPDGTPVDIVLNPLGVPSRMNVGQVFELLMGWAASNLNCRVKVVPFDEMYGAEKSHQTVQAFLEEASKQPGKAWVYNPDDPGKLLLKDGRTGEPFDQPVAVGYSHFLKLVHLVDDKIHARSTGPYSLVTQQPLGGKAQQGGQRLGEMEVWALEAYGAAYTLQELLTVKSDDMQGRNEALNAIVKGKPIPRPGTPESFKVLMRELQSLGLDIGVYTDEGKEVDLMQDVNPRRNTPSRPTYESLGTSEYEED, via the coding sequence ATGAGCAGTAGCGCTTTACAGGTAGCAAAAACAGCTACTTATCTACCAGATTTAGTTGAAGTACAAAGAGCAAGCTTTAAATGGTTTTTGGAAAAAGGTCTAATAGAGGAACTGCAAAACTTTTCTCCCATTTCTGATTACACAGGTAAATTAGAATTGCATTTTATAGGTGAAGAGTACAGATTAAAAAGACCTAGGCATGATGTTGAAGAGGCAAAAAGGAGAGATGCAACATTTGCTTCTCAAATGTATGTGACTTGCAGGTTAATAAATAAGGAAACAGGAGAAATTAAAGAACAAGAAGTATTTATTGGAGAATTACCACTAATGACTGAAAGAGGAACTTTCATCATTAATGGAGCTGAAAGAGTAATTGTTAATCAAATTGTTCGAAGCCCTGGTGTATATTTCAAAGATGAACAGGATAAAAACGGCCGAAGAACTTACAATGCTAGTGTTATACCAAATAGAGGCGCATGGCTAAAATTTGAGACTGATAAAAATAACTTACTCTATGTAAGAGTCGATAAAACAAGAAAAATTAATGCTCATGTTCTCATGAGAGCAATGGGCCTCAGCGATAATGACGTCGTGGATAAGCTTAGGCATCCCGAATTTTATCAAAGTTCAATCGATTCAGCCAATGAAGAGGGTATAAATTCAGAAGATCAAGCTTTACTAGAGCTTTACAAGAAGCTACGTCCTGGTGAACCCCCTTCTGTTTCTGGGGGGCAACAACTATTACATAGTAGATTTTTTGATCCCAAAAGATATGATTTAGGCCGAGTTGGTAGATATAAAATAAACAATAAATTGAGGCTTACTGTACCAGATGAAATTAGAACACTTACCCATGAAGATGTTCTTTCCACTATTGATTATTTAATCAACCTTGAATTGGATGTTGGCGGTGCTAGTTTAGATGACATTGACCACCTTGGTAACAGAAGAGTTAGATCTGTGGGGGAACTTCTTCAAAATCAAGTAAGGGTTGGCCTTAACCGTTTAGAGAGAATTATTAAAGAGAGAATGACTGTTGGAGAAACAGATTCTCTTACTCCTGCTCAACTAGTTAATCCTAAACCTTTGGTGGCGGCAATAAAAGAGTTTTTTGGCTCCAGTCAATTAAGTCAATTTATGGATCAAACTAATCCTTTGGCTGAATTGACACATAAGAGAAGGATTTCGGCCCTTGGTCCTGGTGGTCTAACACGAGAAAGAGCAGGCTTTGCAGTAAGAGACATTCATCCATCACATTACGGTAGATTATGTCCTATTGAGACTCCTGAAGGTCCTAATGCAGGACTTATAAATTCTTTAGCTACCCATGCAAGAGTCAATGAATATGGTTTCATTGAAACTCCTTTTTGGGAAGTTAAAAATGGTAGAGTTAATAAAGAAGGAGATCCTGTCTACCTTTCTGCCGATTTAGAAGATGAGTGCAGGGTAGCTCCAGGAGATGTGGCCACCGATAAAGATGGAAATATACTCGCAAATCTAATACCGGTACGATATAGACAAGATTTTGAAAAAGTACCTCCTTATCAAGTTGATTATGTTCAGCTGTCACCCGTACAAGTAATTTCAGTTGCCACTTCACTAATTCCTTTTTTAGAACATGATGATGCGAATAGAGCCCTGATGGGATCTAATATGCAGCGACAGGCAGTTCCATTGCTTAGGCCAGAACGCCCTTTGGTTGGGACAGGTTTAGAGTCTCAAGTAGCCAGAGATTCTGGGATGGTACCCATAACAAAAGTTAGTGGCACTGTCTCTTATGTAGACGCTAATGAGATTGTAGTTAAAGATGATGATGGTAATGAACATTTTCATTATCTTCAAAAATACCAAAGATCAAATCAAGATACTTGTCTAAACCAAAGACCTATAGTAAAGATCGGCGATCATGTTATATCTGGGCAAGTTTTAGCAGATGGTTCGGCATGTGAAGGAGGAGAAATCGCCTTAGGTCAGAATGTCTTAATTGCTTATATGCCATGGGAAGGCTACAACTACGAGGATGCAATTCTTGTAAGCGAGAGGATGGTTACTGATGATTTATACACATCAGTACATATTGAAAAATATGAAATTGAGGCAAGACAAACAAAATTAGGGCCTGAAGAAATCACAAGAGAAATACCTAATATTTCTGAAGAAAGTTTAAATAATCTCGATGAAATGGGCATAATTAGAATTGGTGCTTTTGTCGAGAGTGGGGATATTCTTGTAGGTAAAGTTACTCCAAAAGGGGAATCTGACCAGCCACCTGAAGAGAAACTTTTGAGGGCCATATTTGGCGAAAAAGCTAGAGATGTTAGAGACAACTCTCTCAGGGTTCCAAAGACTGAAAAGGGAAGAGTTTTGGATGTTCGTATTTACACAAGAGAACAAGGTGATGAACTACCTCCCGGGGCTAACATGGTTGTTAGGGTTTATGTGGCTCAAAGAAGAAAGATTCAAGTAGGGGATAAAATGGCTGGAAGGCATGGTAACAAAGGTATTATTAGTAGAATCTTGCCCAGAGAAGATATGCCATATCTACCTGATGGAACCCCTGTAGATATAGTTCTTAACCCGCTAGGTGTTCCAAGTAGGATGAATGTTGGCCAAGTTTTTGAATTATTAATGGGCTGGGCAGCATCTAACTTAAATTGCAGGGTTAAAGTTGTTCCATTTGATGAAATGTATGGTGCTGAAAAATCACATCAGACTGTTCAAGCATTTTTAGAGGAAGCCTCAAAACAGCCAGGGAAAGCATGGGTTTACAATCCTGATGATCCTGGAAAATTATTGCTTAAAGATGGCAGAACAGGCGAACCCTTTGACCAGCCAGTTGCAGTTGGCTACTCCCACTTCCTTAAGTTAGTACATTTGGTGGATGATAAAATTCATGCCAGATCTACAGGCCCTTACTCTTTGGTTACACAGCAACCATTGGGTGGTAAAGCTCAACAAGGTGGCCAAAGACTTGGGGAAATGGAAGTATGGGCTCTTGAGGCATATGGAGCGGCTTATACTCTTCAAGA
- a CDS encoding TatD family hydrolase, with amino-acid sequence MSDIELIDSHCHLIFENFEKDLADVVLRLRSRGVKKLVHACCELSEIPKLKKISHEFDEIYYSVGLHPLEAKKWELSSKYLLKKSAKEDRKVVAIGELGLDFFKNENKNQQIDALIPQMELAHELELPVIIHCRDAANEMIEICNDLSKKGKCPKGVLHCWTGTPREMKKFLDFGFYISFSGIVTFPKAHEIHECAKIVPNDKYLIETDAPFLAPVPHRGKRNEPAFVENVAKFLADLRSTDLFTIAKESSNNAEDLFKFDLIS; translated from the coding sequence ATGAGCGATATTGAACTCATAGACTCTCACTGTCATTTGATATTTGAAAATTTTGAAAAAGATCTTGCAGATGTTGTTTTAAGATTGCGTTCGAGAGGTGTAAAAAAGTTAGTCCATGCTTGTTGTGAGTTATCAGAAATTCCTAAGTTAAAAAAAATATCCCATGAATTTGATGAAATTTATTATTCAGTTGGTTTGCATCCGCTAGAAGCAAAAAAATGGGAATTAAGTTCCAAATATCTTTTAAAAAAATCAGCTAAAGAAGATAGAAAAGTCGTAGCTATTGGGGAATTAGGTTTGGATTTTTTCAAAAATGAAAATAAAAATCAGCAAATCGATGCTCTTATTCCTCAAATGGAGCTAGCGCACGAACTTGAATTGCCTGTAATTATTCATTGCAGAGATGCCGCGAATGAAATGATAGAGATATGTAATGATCTTTCTAAAAAAGGGAAATGCCCTAAAGGGGTACTTCACTGTTGGACAGGAACCCCAAGAGAAATGAAAAAATTCTTGGATTTTGGTTTTTATATTAGTTTTAGTGGAATAGTAACTTTTCCAAAAGCGCATGAAATTCATGAGTGTGCCAAAATAGTTCCTAATGATAAATACCTTATTGAAACTGACGCACCTTTCTTAGCCCCTGTCCCTCACAGAGGAAAAAGAAATGAGCCGGCTTTTGTTGAAAATGTAGCAAAATTTTTGGCAGATTTAAGATCTACTGATTTATTTACAATTGCTAAAGAGTCGTCCAATAATGCTGAAGATTTGTTTAAATTTGACTTGATAAGTTGA
- a CDS encoding 30S ribosomal protein S20, producing MANNKSAKKRIQIAERNRLINKSYKSTVRTLIKKTLENCEKYKKEPNDENKNLVTTSLNNAFSLIDKAVKKNVLHKNNGANRKSKINKFVKDTITTK from the coding sequence GTGGCCAATAACAAATCAGCAAAAAAGAGAATACAAATTGCCGAAAGAAATCGATTAATTAATAAGTCCTATAAATCTACAGTAAGAACTTTGATTAAAAAGACTTTAGAGAATTGTGAAAAATACAAAAAGGAACCTAATGATGAAAATAAGAATTTAGTGACAACAAGCCTTAATAATGCTTTTAGTCTAATTGATAAAGCAGTTAAGAAAAATGTTCTCCACAAGAATAATGGGGCTAATAGAAAATCAAAAATTAATAAATTTGTAAAAGATACCATCACCACAAAGTAA